The Montipora capricornis isolate CH-2021 chromosome 1, ASM3666992v2, whole genome shotgun sequence genome contains a region encoding:
- the LOC138014289 gene encoding uncharacterized protein yields the protein MWRVTTADLNKLDVFHRTCLRVLRRYWPDHLSNEELYEATGSTPVSALVRVRRWRWIGHILRTSPSNISRTALTWAPEGKRRRGRPRETWRRTVEKERNQLGWHSWGAAVASAADLDGWRNLLAGLKSPHGPDEDK from the coding sequence ATGTGGAGAGTGACAACAGCTGATCTCAACAAACTGGATGTGTTTCACCGCACATGCCTGAGAGTGCTGAGGAGATATTGGCCTGACCATCTTAGCAACGAAGAGCTTTATGAAGCAACAGGGAGTACGCCGGTATCAGCCCTTGTACGAGTGAGAAGATGGCGATGGATAGGACACATATTGAGGACTAGTCCTAGTAACATCTCGAGGACTGCACTAACGTGGGCACCTGAAGGTAAAAGGAGGCGAGGCCGGCCGAGAGAAACGTGGAGAAGAACTgtggagaaagaaagaaaccagCTGGGATGGCATTCGTGGGGGGCTGCGGTCGCATCGGCGGCAGACCTGGATGGATGGCGCAATCTTCTGGCCGGCCTTAAGAGTCCTCATGGGCCCGATGAGGATAAGTAA